One window from the genome of Osmerus mordax isolate fOsmMor3 chromosome 19, fOsmMor3.pri, whole genome shotgun sequence encodes:
- the gtf2ird1 gene encoding general transcription factor II-I repeat domain-containing protein 1, producing MAQMRKSGGDGIRSNSRTELRVPQVSARQEILTSLVSALDSVCTAMSKLNAEVACVTVHEDSVIAVGTEKGRVFLNSRREIQTDFHKFCRVPCLQTLTSVNSHAKVQEGESSKIAKEASHGKQRASTDSHSNIFVLRKMVEEVFSVLYSEAVGKSSLVPVPYDWILKEPCPVIIHGLPEGIALRKPSEYDIKTLMKILEQSNRIHFTIKRSMEEPSRESKLSADVNLNPSSGTKSLPNHAPAKAATVSSAQEVTSSASSSSMLSSFLYGMPMSSQPHPDGKLDLKPMSLLNLGKGGLGAWVAGAEKAASSKDGADNSERIGLAGELGQSPPSIHVSKRLLFSIVHEKSEKWDSFIRETEDINTLRECVQILFNSRYAEALGLDHMVPVPYRKIACDPEAVEIIGIPDLIPFKRPCTYGVPKLKRILEERHGVRFVVKRMFDERIFTAAGKVAKEEGKHDMGSACEDGFLDNLRVLPTALELVSNPHSSRSTSACVSPLADCEAGPSGDCIPLKKIKTEPPDGEIIQVTVPDANVSAEEPSDSLADPAAATAPPSTPRRLPEPHAAEALSPKSASQGAQKPSEGSLTEDIGEMILQLRRQVDSLFSTKYAEALGLPEPAKVPYSKFQMYPDDLIVTGLPEGISLRRPNCFGAAKLRKILAISSQIQFVIKRPELLTDQVKQEMPPVPDCNSDLDSKDTLAEDAAASKRPGFSDCLEAKLSRIDLANTLREQVQDLFNRKYGEALGIKYPVQVPYKRIKSNPGSVIIEGLPPGIPFRKPCTFGSQNLERILAVADKICFTITRPFQGLIPKPAPRRITLLKKAYASISDDEDVNRMGEKVILREQVKELFNKKYGDALGLDRSVVVPYKLIRASPDSIEVSGLPDDIPFRNPNTYDIVRLEKILQARDEITINVKSQLQPFAEICTQTCNTEGKDVSTNRRKRKRVLESSRSSLPSESGLSSNQIPVMQWPMYMVDYSGVNVQVPGKVKY from the exons ATGGCCCAGATGAGGAAGTCAGGAGGGGATGGGATCAGGTCCAACTCTCGGACAGAGCTGCGGGTCCCGCAGGTGTCTGCCAGGCAGGAGATCCTAACCAGTCTGGTTTCTGCCCTGGACTCTGTG TGCACAGCCATGTCAAAGCTCAACGCTGAGGTAGCGTGCGTTACTGTGCACGAGGACAGCGTTATCGCCGTGGGAACTGAGAAGGGAAGGGTCTTCCTTAATTCGCGGCGGGAAATACAAACAGATTTCCACAAGTTTTGCC GGGTGCCGTGTCTACAAACACTGACCTCAGTCAATTCCCATGCCAAAGTCCAGGAGGGTGAAAGCAGCAAGATTGCCAAGGAGGCCAGCCATGGGAAGCAGAGAGCCTCTACAGACAGCCACTCCAACATCTTCGTCCTGAGAAAGATGGTGGAGGAAGTCTTTAGTGTGCTTTACA GTGAGGCTGTAGGGAAGAGCAGCCTGGTTCCTGTGCCTTATGACTGGATCCTGAAGGAGCCCTGCCCTGTAATCATCCATGGCTTGCCTGAGGGGATCGCCCTGAGGAAACCATCTGAGTACGACATTAAGACATTAATGAAGATTCTGGAACAGAGCAACCGCATCCACTTCACCATCAAAAG ATCAATGGAGGAGCCCTCCCGTGAGTCCAAGTTAAGTGCTGACGTAAACCTCAACCCCTCCTCTGGCACCAAGAGCCTACCCAACCATGCCCCCGCCAAGGCCGCCACTGTCTCCTCCGCCCAAGAAGTGACATCATCGGCTTCCAGCAGCTCCATGCTGTCCAGCTTCCTGTATGGGATGCCCATGTCTTCCCAGCCGCATCCAGATGGGAAGCTGGACCTCAAGCCCATGTCTCTCCTCAACCTGGGAaaagggggcctgggggcctgggtGGCGGGGGCTGAGAAAGCAGCATCCTCCAAGGACGGCGCTGACAACA GTGAGAGGATAGGACTGGCAGGGGAGTTGGGCCAGAGCCCCCCCAGTATCCATGTCTCCAAGAGGCTCCTGTTCTCCATTGTGCATGAGAAATCAG AAAAATGGGACTCCTTCATCCGTGAGACAGAGGATATCAACACACTGAGAGAATGTGTCCAGATTCTGTTTAACAGTCGTTACG CTGAGGCCCTGGGCTTGGACCACATGGTCCCAGTGCCCTACCGTAAGATCGCCTGCGATCCTGAGGCAGTGGAGATCATTGGGATCCCTGATTTGATCCCCTTCAAGAGGCCCTGCACTTACGGTGTTCCCAAACTCAAACGGATCCTGGAGGAGCGTCATGGAGTCCGCTTTGTTGTCAAAAG aATGTTTGATGAAAGGATTTTCACAG CTGCTGGCAAAGTGGCCAAGGAGGAGGGCAAGCATGATATGGGCTCCGCCTGTGAGGACGGTTTCCTTGACAACCTCCGAGTCCTGCCCACTGCTCTGGAGCTGGTTAGCAATCCTCATAGCAGCAG ATCCACAAGTGCTTGTGTTAGCCCCTTGGCTGATTGTGAAGCTG GCCCCTCGGGAGATTGTATTCCTTTGAAAAAGATTAAAACGGAGCCTCCAGATGGGGAAATCATTCAGGTGACAGTACCAG ATGCCAATGTGTCTGCAGAGGAGCCTAGCGACTCTCTGGCTGACCCAGCTGCAgctactgccccaccctctacTCCTCGTCGCCTCCCTGAGCCTCATGCAG CTGAAGCGCTGTCACCAAAATCTGCCTCCCAAGGCGCCCAAAAACCTTCTGAAG GAAGCCTGACTGAAGATATAGGCGAAATGATTCTGCAGCTTCGGAGACAGGTTGACAGCCTGTTCAGCACCAAGTATG CTGAAGCACTTGGCCTACCAGAGCCAGCGAAGGTTCCCTACTCCAAGTTCCAGATGTACCCAGATGACCTGATAGTCACCGGGCTACCCGAAGGTATTTCTCTCCGAAGGCCCAACTGCTTTGGTGCAGCGAAACTACGGAAGATCCTGGCTATCAGCAGTCAAATTCAGTTTGTTATTAAAAG GCCAGAGCTGTTGACTGACCAAGTGAAGCAAGAGATGCCTCCTGTACCAGACTGCAATTCAG ACCTTGACTCCAAAGACACTTTGGCAGAAGATGCTGCTGCATCAAAGAGACCTGGATTCTCAG ACTGCttggaagccaagctctccagGATTGACCTGGCCAACACCTTAAGAGAGCAGGTCCAGGATCTCTTCAACAGGAAGTATGGCGAGGCGCTGGGCATCAAGTATCCTGTCCAGGTGCCTTACAAGAGGATCAAGAGCAACCCAGGCTCAGTCATCATTGAGGGCTTACCTCCTGGCATCCCTTTCAGGAAACCATGTACATTTGGCTCTCAAAACTTGGAGAGGATTCTTGCTGTGGCAGATAAGATCTGCTTCACCATTACCAG ACCTTTTCAAGGACTTATTCCTAAACCAG CTCCTCGACGAATCACCCTGTTGAAGAAAGCCTACGCCTCTATAAGTG ATGACGAGGACGTCAACCGCATGGGGGAGAAAGTGATTCTCCGCGAGCAAGTGAAAGAACTTTTCAACAAGAAATATG GTGATGCCCTGGGGCTGGACAGGTCGGTGGTCGTCCCATACAAGCTGATCCGTGCCAGTCCAGATTCTATTGAAGTCAGTGGCCTTCCGGATGATATCCCCTTCCGAAATCCCAACACCTATGACATTGTCCGCTTGGAGAAAATCCTTCAAGCCAGGGATGAAATCACTATCAACGTTAAGAGCCAGCTACA GCCTTTTGCAGAAATATGCACCCAAACTTGTAACACAG AAGGGAAAGATGTCTCAACCAATCGAAGGAAACGCAAGAGAGTCCTTGAGAGCAGCCGAAGCTCCCTGCCCTCTGAATCAGGGTTGTCGTCCAATCAGATTCCTGTAATG CAGTGGCCCATGTACATGGTGGACTACAGTGGAGTGAATGTGCAAGTTCCTGGGAAAGTGAAATACTAA